From a region of the Mytilus galloprovincialis chromosome 3, xbMytGall1.hap1.1, whole genome shotgun sequence genome:
- the LOC143068575 gene encoding E3 ubiquitin-protein ligase RNF8-like, which produces MSQQLSQTKEQETTYIPCLHRIGDNIKKHKLISLEKKTEVTVGRAPDVTVCLLSNMISRCHAIFKCNDEGQWTVRDNKSLNGVFVNKKKLEPMCLQKLVDGDTVQFGVTKNSEEPPEFLYRFHTNLKIKRARPKSLDEVDCATPKRQKPMPVTCQGPSNQKNPEWSPYQEYKDKLKQQEEEMARKMKEYEQKLSEMNSVLKDKEETQAAMKNELEEEKKRREENMKEMEETMKKKQEEMEDELRRKEEAEQQMKEELENRLLEKEATLLEQLQVQKEGLIEEKEKVEQSLRVAMEKALEEKNKTLEEELIKQKEKLETVILKKETEQKMLEAQLNEVKEEKDKQTEAVLHAKQDILTNFADLMETELQCSICNELFVQATSLNCSHSFCALCIQQWMKIKKECAVCRAPVTTTMRAISLDNYIDTMVSHLSDELKERRKQLVESRKGEQQKFNEDNKPKPQVTAARGRGQGGRRGRGARGGRGGGANNPIVVPAANPLTNAAGHRPIIVEDDLEIDSVEITIGDDDVEESSNPYADSDEDSMENSNSDNSDNSDDSDSEYVRGDEDAYYGGYGTCYRCGSRGHWANGCPFR; this is translated from the exons GTTACTGTAGGGAGAGCGCCAGATGTCACAGTTTGTCTCTTGTCTAACATGATATCAAGATGCCATGCCATATTCAAATGTAATGACGAGGGACAGTGGACTGTGAGAGACAATAAG AGCCTGAATGGAGTTTTTGTCAATAAAAAGAAACTagaaccaatgtgtcttcaaaaGCTGGTTGATGGGGACACAGTTCAGTTTGGAGTTACTAAAAATAGTGAAGAACCTCCAGAATTCCTGTATAGATTTCACACCAATCTAAAAATCAAGAGAGCAAGACCAAAGTCTCTAGATGAAGTTGACTGTGCCACACCAAAGCGACAGAAACCCATGCCAGTCACATGTCAAGGACCTAGCAACCAAAAAAATCCTGAGTGGTCACCGTATCAGGAATATAAAGACAAGCTAAAACAGCAAGAAGAAGAAATGGCAAGAAAGATGAAGGAATATGAACAAAAGTTATCTGAAATGAATAGTGTTTTAAAGGACAAAGAAGAAACACAGGCAGCTATGAAAAATGAGCTGGAAGAGGAAAAGAAGAGGAGAGAAGAAAACATGAAGGAAATGGAGGAAACAATGAAGAAAAAGCAAGAGGAAATGGAAGATGAACTGAGAAGAAAAGAG GAAGCAGAACAACAGATGAAAGAAGAACTGGAAAATAGACTGTTAGAGAAAGAAGCTACACTGCTTGAACAGTTGCAGGTGCAGAAAGAAGGATTAATTGAAGAAAAGGAGAAAGTAGAACAAAGTTTACGTGTAGCTATGGAAAAAGctttggaagaaaaaaataaaactttagaaGAAGAATTAATTAAGCAAAAAGAGAAACTAGAAACagtaattttaaagaaagaaactGAACAAAAAATGTTAGAAGCACAATTAAATGAAGTGaaagaagaaaaagacaaacagacagaggCAGTGTTACATGCGAAACAAGACATTTTAACTAATTTTGCAGATTTAATGGAAACTGAATTACAGTGTAGTATTTGCAATGAACTTTTTGTACAG GCGACTTCATTGAATTGTTCTCATTCATTTTGTGCATTGTGTATACAACAATGGATGAAAATCAAGAAGGAATGTGCTGTGTGTAGAGCTCCTGTAACAACAACAATGAGGGCAATATCTCTAGATAATTACATTGATACCATGGTTTCACATCTTAGTGATGAGCTTAAGGAAAGAAGAAAACAGTTGGTGGAAagcagaaaag GTGAACAACAAAAGTTTAATGAAGATAACAAACCAAAACCTCAAGTGACTGCAGCACGAGGGCGTGGCCAAGGTGGGAGAAGAGGGCGTGGTGCAAGAGGAGGAAGAGGTGGTGGGGCAAACAACCCAATAGTGGTACCTGCTGCTAATCCATTAACCAATGCTGCAGGTCATCGTCCTATTATTGTTGAGGATGATTTAGAAATAGATAGCGTTGAAATCACAATCGGAGATGACGATGTAGAGGAGAGTAGTAATCCATATGCTGATTCTGATGAAGATTCTATGGAGAATTCTAATTCAGATAATTCAGATAATTCAGATGATTCTGATTCTGAATATGTACGAGGTGATGAGGATGCCTATTATGGTGGTTATGGAACTTGTTACAGATGTG gTTCTCGAGGTCATTGGGCAAATGGATGTCCTTTTAGATGA